From a region of the Sander lucioperca isolate FBNREF2018 chromosome 8, SLUC_FBN_1.2, whole genome shotgun sequence genome:
- the kctd12.1 gene encoding BTB/POZ domain-containing protein KCTD12.1: MALADTERGVSNCGDSGSPFSEIIELNVGGQVYVTRHTTLIAVPDSLLWNMFSKKSPKELARDSKGRFFLDRDGFLFRYILDYLRDLNLVLPDYFPEKSRLQREADFFQLRDLAKRLSPRLSKDNSINEEISQSDTEEGAQQCGSSGGMETLRAMSVSGAMRSPSLDSRKSGYITIGYRGSYTIGRDIQTDAKFRRVARITVCGKTALAKEVFGDTLNESRDPDRPPERYTSRYYLKYNFLEQAFDKLTEVGFHMVACSSTGTCAYTSNDPNEDKIWTSYTEYVFCRD; this comes from the coding sequence ATGGCACTGGCCGACACAGAGCGCGGAGTGTCCAACTGCGGCGACTCGGGTTCCCCGTTTTCAGAGATTATTGAGCTGAATGTCGGCGGACAGGTTTATGTTACCAGACATACAACCCTCATCGCCGTCCCAGACTCGCTGCTGTGGAACATGTTCAGCAAGAAGTCACCCAAGGAGTTGGCGAGAGACAGCAAAGGGCGCTTTTTCTTGGACAGGGACGGGTTCTTGTTCCGCTACATCCTAGATTATCTCCGAGACCTGAACTTGGTCCTCCCGGACTACTTCCCCGAGAAAAGTCGCCTGCAGAGAGAGGCTGACTTTTTCCAGCTGCGGGACCTTGCCAAACGCCTCAGCCCCCGGTTGAGTAAGGACAATTCAATCAACGAGGAGATCAGCCAGAGTGACACGGAGGAAGGTGCGCAGCAGTGCGGCTCCTCCGGCGGTATGGAGACTTTACGCGCCATGTCGGTCAGCGGGGCCATGCGCTCCCCATCCCTGGACTCCAGAAAGTCGGGCTATATCACAATAGGATACCGCGGCTCGTACACCATTGGCAGAGACATCCAAACCGATGCCAAATTCAGGAGAGTGGCGCGCATCACGGTTTGCGGGAAGACTGCCCTGGCCAAAGAAGTGTTTGGGGACACGCTGAATGAGAGCAGAGACCCGGACAGGCCCCCGGAGAGATACACATCCCGGTACTATCTCAAGTATAACTTTCTAGAGCAGGCATTTGACAAGCTGACAGAGGTGGGCTTCCACATGGTGGCCTGCAGCTCCACAGGCACCTGCGCATACACCAGCAATGATCCAAACGAGGACAAAATCTGGACAAGCTACACTGAATATGTCTTTTGTCGGGATTAA
- the acod1 gene encoding cis-aconitate decarboxylase isoform X1, with product MLRKGITESFGAAIHALNTTQLTDGVINRSKRMMLDTLGVGLLGTRTAVFNKALTYSQLFTSHERSSVWGKSEITLPPHFAAFVNGIAVHSMDFDDTWHPATHPSGAVLPALLALVETLPSQPSGLDLLLAFNVGIEVQGRLMRFSREAYNIPERFHPPSVVGVMGSAAASAKLLGLSPAQCANALAIAASSAGAPLANAATQTKPLHIGNAARRGLEAAQLAQMGLEGNPAILDMNCGFGVYYKDYSPSAMAVPASSDFKWILEDQDVAFKRIPAHLGMHWVVDAALAARAKLENTVRNFDLSQIRHVTLRVPPSKYVDCPFPATEHQARHSFQFNASSALLDNKVTVSSFSEAQINRPALKELLSKVEVETPKDNQPSFDKMYCEVEMETDQGQRYVARCDTFYGHWRKPLSQKDLVEKFSVNASSVLCTEGVEGVIDVTGNIERVRECSILGSYLRMTSSQHERLYGTRRL from the exons ATGCTGCGCAAG GGTATTACGGAGAGCTTTGGAGCTGCTATCCATGCCCTCAACACCACCCAGCTGACAGATGGTGTGATTAACAGGAGCAAAAGGATGATGCTGGACACCCTGGGTGTTGGGCTGTTAGGAACTAGGACAGCTGTCTTTAACAAGGCTCTCACATACAGCCAG TTGTTCACGTCTCACGAGAGGAGCAGCGTTTGGGGTAAATCGGAGATAACTCTTCCTCCTCATTTCGCTGCATTTGTCAATGGCATCGCG GTTCACTCCATGGACTTTGATGACACTTGGCACCCTGCTACTCATCCCTCAGGAGCTGTGCTACCTGCACTGCTGGCCCTCGTAGAGACACTGCCCAGCCAGCCCTCGGGTCTAGACCTGCTGCTGGCCTTCAATGTTGGTATCGAGGTGCAGGGCAGACTCATGAGGTTCTCCAGAGAGGCCTACAACATCCCTGAGAG ATTCCACCCTCCCAGTGTTGTCGGGGTGATGGGTAGCGCTGCAGCCTCAGCTAAGCTCCTGGGTCTGTCCCCTGCGCAGTGTGCTAATGCTCTGGCTATCGCAGCCTCCTCTGCTGGGGCTCCTTTGGCCAATGCTGCCACGCAAACCAAACCTCTCCATATTGGAAATGCTGCTCGGAGAGGCCTGGAGGCCGCACAGCTGGCCCAGATGGGACTGGAGGGGAATCCAGCCATCCTGGATATGAACTGCGGGTTTGGGGTTTACTACAAGGACTACAGTCCTTCAGCAATGGCAGTTCCTGCTTCTAGTGACTTTAAATGGATTCTGGAAGATCAGGATGTGGCCTTCAAGCGCATCCCTGCTCACCTGGGGATGCACTGGGTTGTGGATGCAGCCTTGGCAGCCCGCGCAAAGCTTGAAAACACAGTCAGGAACTTTGACCTCAGCCAGATCAGGCACGTCACACTTCGAGTGCCTCCATCCAAGTACGTTGACTGCCCCTTCCCTGCCACAGAGCACCAAGCCAGGCACTCATTTCAGTTCAACGCCTCTTCCGCCCTGCTGGATAACAAAGTGACAGTGTCTTCCTTCAGTGAAGCTCAGATTAACCGGCCTGCTCTGAAGGAGCTCTTGTCCAAAGTCGAGGTGGAGACCCCTAAAGATAACCAACCCAGCTTTGACAAGATGTACTGTGAGGTTGAGATGGAGACAGATCAGGGGCAGAGATATGTAGCCAGATGTGATACCTTTTATGGCCACTGGAGGAAGCCACTGAGTCAGAAGGACCTGGTGGAGAAGTTCAGTGTTAATGCTTCTTCAGTGTTGTGCACAGAGGGAGTGGAGGGTGTGATTGATGTGACAGGAAACattgagagagtgagagaatgcTCAATTTTGGGTTCATATCTGAGAATGACAAGTAGTCAACACGAGCGGTTATACGGCACAAGGCGTTTGTGA
- the acod1 gene encoding cis-aconitate decarboxylase isoform X2 produces MMLDTLGVGLLGTRTAVFNKALTYSQLFTSHERSSVWGKSEITLPPHFAAFVNGIAVHSMDFDDTWHPATHPSGAVLPALLALVETLPSQPSGLDLLLAFNVGIEVQGRLMRFSREAYNIPERFHPPSVVGVMGSAAASAKLLGLSPAQCANALAIAASSAGAPLANAATQTKPLHIGNAARRGLEAAQLAQMGLEGNPAILDMNCGFGVYYKDYSPSAMAVPASSDFKWILEDQDVAFKRIPAHLGMHWVVDAALAARAKLENTVRNFDLSQIRHVTLRVPPSKYVDCPFPATEHQARHSFQFNASSALLDNKVTVSSFSEAQINRPALKELLSKVEVETPKDNQPSFDKMYCEVEMETDQGQRYVARCDTFYGHWRKPLSQKDLVEKFSVNASSVLCTEGVEGVIDVTGNIERVRECSILGSYLRMTSSQHERLYGTRRL; encoded by the exons ATGATGCTGGACACCCTGGGTGTTGGGCTGTTAGGAACTAGGACAGCTGTCTTTAACAAGGCTCTCACATACAGCCAG TTGTTCACGTCTCACGAGAGGAGCAGCGTTTGGGGTAAATCGGAGATAACTCTTCCTCCTCATTTCGCTGCATTTGTCAATGGCATCGCG GTTCACTCCATGGACTTTGATGACACTTGGCACCCTGCTACTCATCCCTCAGGAGCTGTGCTACCTGCACTGCTGGCCCTCGTAGAGACACTGCCCAGCCAGCCCTCGGGTCTAGACCTGCTGCTGGCCTTCAATGTTGGTATCGAGGTGCAGGGCAGACTCATGAGGTTCTCCAGAGAGGCCTACAACATCCCTGAGAG ATTCCACCCTCCCAGTGTTGTCGGGGTGATGGGTAGCGCTGCAGCCTCAGCTAAGCTCCTGGGTCTGTCCCCTGCGCAGTGTGCTAATGCTCTGGCTATCGCAGCCTCCTCTGCTGGGGCTCCTTTGGCCAATGCTGCCACGCAAACCAAACCTCTCCATATTGGAAATGCTGCTCGGAGAGGCCTGGAGGCCGCACAGCTGGCCCAGATGGGACTGGAGGGGAATCCAGCCATCCTGGATATGAACTGCGGGTTTGGGGTTTACTACAAGGACTACAGTCCTTCAGCAATGGCAGTTCCTGCTTCTAGTGACTTTAAATGGATTCTGGAAGATCAGGATGTGGCCTTCAAGCGCATCCCTGCTCACCTGGGGATGCACTGGGTTGTGGATGCAGCCTTGGCAGCCCGCGCAAAGCTTGAAAACACAGTCAGGAACTTTGACCTCAGCCAGATCAGGCACGTCACACTTCGAGTGCCTCCATCCAAGTACGTTGACTGCCCCTTCCCTGCCACAGAGCACCAAGCCAGGCACTCATTTCAGTTCAACGCCTCTTCCGCCCTGCTGGATAACAAAGTGACAGTGTCTTCCTTCAGTGAAGCTCAGATTAACCGGCCTGCTCTGAAGGAGCTCTTGTCCAAAGTCGAGGTGGAGACCCCTAAAGATAACCAACCCAGCTTTGACAAGATGTACTGTGAGGTTGAGATGGAGACAGATCAGGGGCAGAGATATGTAGCCAGATGTGATACCTTTTATGGCCACTGGAGGAAGCCACTGAGTCAGAAGGACCTGGTGGAGAAGTTCAGTGTTAATGCTTCTTCAGTGTTGTGCACAGAGGGAGTGGAGGGTGTGATTGATGTGACAGGAAACattgagagagtgagagaatgcTCAATTTTGGGTTCATATCTGAGAATGACAAGTAGTCAACACGAGCGGTTATACGGCACAAGGCGTTTGTGA
- the zgc:162944 gene encoding glutamine amidotransferase-like class 1 domain-containing protein 3A, mitochondrial has protein sequence MLTLLHHCSRNFLTFSTIQTVHRSYYTTQMGKRVAVVLAGCGVYDGSEIHEASAVLVHLSRGGASVNMFAPNIDQMHVVNHLKGEPSEEKRNVLVESARLARGDIQDLSKLSVKDHDAVIFPGGFGAAKNLCTWAVQGKDCSVNDEVKATLQAFHGEGKPIGLCCISPVLAAKVFPGCEVTVGIEKDDKYPDTTDTAAAINQLGCKHVSKSVSESHVDEKNKLVTTSAFMCKAPIHEIFDGIGAMVQDVLKLA, from the exons ATGCTCACCCTGCTGCACCACTGTAGTCGTAACTTCTTGacattcagcacaattcagacaGTTCATAGAAGTTACTACACGACACAGATGGGTAAGCGCGTGGCTGTGGTGTTGGCAGGCTGCGGAGTTTATGATGGCAGTGAGATCCACGAGGCCTCCGCTGTTTTGGTCCACCTGAGCAGAGGAGGTGCAAGT GTAAACATGTTTGCCCCAAACATTGACCAGATGCATGTGGTGAATCACCTGAAAGGCGAACCGTCTGAAGAGAAGAGAAATGTGTTGGTGGAGAGCGCAAGACTGGCCCGTGGAGACATCCAGGACCTGTCTAAACTCAGTGTTAAAGACCATGATGCTGTTATCTTCCCAG GCGGTTTTGGTGCAGCGAAGAACCTCTGTACGTGGGCTGTGCAGGGGAAGGACTGTTCCGTTAATGACGAGGTTAAGGCCACGCTGCAGGCGTTCCACGGCGAGGGTAAACCCATCGGCCTCTGCTGCATCTCACCTGTCCTGGCTGCCAAGGTGTTTCCTGGCTGTGAGGTCACCGTTGGTATCGAGAAGGATGACAA GTATCCCGACACTACTGACACCGCAGCGGCCATCAACCAGTTGGGCTGCAAGCACGTGAGTAAGAGCGTCAGCGAGAGCCACGTGGACGAGAAGAACAAGCTGGTCACCACCTCTGCGTTCATGTGCAAAGCTCCAATCCACGAGATATTTGATGGAATCGGAGCGATGGTGCAGGATGTGTTGAAACTTGCTTGA
- the cln5 gene encoding ceroid-lipofuscinosis neuronal protein 5 yields MTHTEAVLCLNLLLFLQVVAQFRNNGQQQWPVPYRRFDRRPDVDSYCEALYPFCPTGDRDGRIPYMRDSDVISVYRLQTPVWEFKYGDLLGKIHIMHDAIGFSSSDTGANYTMEWYELFQLGNCTFPHIRPEVYAPFWCNQGAACFFEGIDDLHWSQNGTLEKIGELTGSQFNDMAQWVQDDNETGIYYETWTVRSDPSPNGTVWFESYDCSQFVHRTYRKLTELGAKLSSRSQTNYTKIYLYSGEPTYLGNDSAIFGQPALKNLAVDIRKFYHTFRPHQSFIDFAISLLEAYKKVVLDKSFYLYYNFEYWHLPMKPPYVQITYEEVPLP; encoded by the exons ATGACCCACACAGAGGCTGTTCTGTGTTTAAACCTGCTCCTGTTTCTTCAAGTTGTTGCTCAGTTCAGAAATAATGGACAGCAGCAGTGGCCCGTTCCATATAG GCGGTTTGATCGTCGCCCTGATGTGGACTCCTACTGTGAAGCTCTCTACCCGTTCTGTCCCACTGGGGATCGGGATGGAAGGATTCCCTACATGAGAGACAGCGATGTCATCTCAGTTTATCGACTGCAAACACCTGTGTGGGAATTCAAGTATGGAGATTTGCTGGGGAAAATT CATATCATGCATGATGCCATTGGGTTCAGCAGTTCAGATACGGGGGCAAACTACACCATGGAGTGGTATGAGCTGTTTCAGCTTGGTAACTGCACCTTCCCTCACATCAGGCCCGAGGTGTACGCGCCTTTCTGGTGCAACCAGGGAGCTGCCTGCTTCTTCGAAGGCATCGATGACTTACACTGGTCACAAAACGGCACCTTGGAGAAAATAGGAGAACTCACAG GGAGCCAGTTCAATGACATGGCTCAGTGGGTCCAGGACGACAATGAGACTGGGATCTACTATGAGACGTGGACAGTTCGCTCAGACCCCAGCCCCAATGGCACAGTGTGGTTTGAGTCTTACGACTGCTCCCAGTTTGTCCACCGCACGTACAGGAAACTGACTGAGCTCGGAGCCAAACTATCCAGCAGATCACAAACCAACTACACCAAGATCTACCTGTACAGTGGAGAGCCAACCTATCTCGGCAACGACAGCGCTATATTCGGACAGCCTGCTCTGAAGAATCTGGCAGTGGACATCCGTAAATTTTACCACACATTTAGACCACACCAGTCATTTATAGACTTTGCCATAAGTCTGTTGGAGGCTTATAAAAAGGTTGTGTTGGACAAGAGCTTCTACCTCTACTACAACTTTGAGTACTGGCATCTGCCAATGAAGCCTCCTTATGTACAGATTACATATGAAGAGGTGCCTTTGCCTTAA
- the fbxl3a gene encoding F-box/LRR-repeat protein 3 isoform X1 yields the protein MVHRCCHNNNISPFQVQGGLNSREGFRMKRIKGVEEDSNSSSSKSPPEVCKKVRKQTSDESVAVVASESTESDWARLPQELLLHIFQYLPLLDRAYASQVCRTWNQAFHMPELWRCFEFELNQPASSYLKATHPDLIKQIIKRHSNHLQYVSFKVDSSTESAEAACDILSQLVNCSLKTLGLISTARPSFMEVPKSHFISALTVVFVNSKSLSSLKIDDTPVDDPSLKVLVANNSDTLKLLKMSSCPHVSPAGILCVADQCHGLRELALNYHLLSDELLLALSSEKHVHLEHLRIDVVSENPGQHFHTIKKSSWDAMVRHSPKFNLVMYFFLYEDEFGPFFNEEVPVTHLYFGRSVSKEVLGRVGLHCPRLVELVVCANGLRPLDEELIRIAKHCTQLSAIGLGECEVSCSAFVEFVKMCGRRLSQLSIMEEVLIPDHKYSLDEIHWEVSKHLGRVWFPDMMPTW from the exons ATGGTGCACCGCTGCtgtcacaacaacaacatttcGCCATTTCAGGTTCAGGGGGGCCTAAACTCCCGCGAAGGATTTAG GATGAAGCGGATCAAAGGAGTAGAGGAGGACAGCAACAGCTCCTCCAGTAAGAGCCCACCAGAGGTTTGCAAGAAGGTTCGGAAGCAGACGAGCGATGAGTCAGTGGCAGTGGTGGCCAGTGAGTCAACAGAGAGTGACTGGGCACGACTGCCTCAGGAGCTCCTGCTACACATCTTTCAGTACCTTCCACTGCTGGATCGGGCTTATGCCTCTCAGGTGTGTCGCACGTGGAACCAGGCCTTCCACATGCCTGAGTTGTGGAGATGCTTTGAGTTTGAGCTTAACCAGCCAGCAAGCTCTTACCTAAAAGCCACACATCCAGACCTCATCAAGCAGATCATAAAGAGGCACTCCAACCACCTGCAGTATGTCAGCTTCAAG GTTGACAGTAGTACAGAATCTGCAGAAGCAGCATGTGACATCCTTTCACAGTTGGTGAATTGCTCACTTAAGACCTTGGGGCTCATCTCTACAGCCAGGCCCAGTTTCATGGAGGTTCCCAAG TCTCATTTCATCTCAGCTCTGACTGTGGTGTTTGTCAACTCCAAATCGTTGTCTTCGCTGAAGATTGACGACACGCCGGTGGACGATCCGTCTCTGAAGGTGCTGGTGGCCAACAACAGCGACACCCTCAAACTGCTGAAGATGAGCAGCTGCCCTCACGTCTCCCCAGCAG GGATCCTGTGTGTGGCAGACCAGTGTCACGGCCTGAGAGAGCTAGCACTAAACTACCATCTATTGAGTGATGAACTCCTGCTGGCCCTCTCCTCTGAGAAACACGTCCACCTGGAACACTTACGGATCGACGTGGTGAGTGAGAACCCTGGCCAGCACTTCCACACCATCAAGAAGAGCAGCTGGGACGCCATGGTGCGACACTCGCCCAAATTCAACCTAGTCATGTACTTCTTCCTTTATGAGGACGAGTTTGGCCCTTTCTTTAATGAGGAGGTCCCGGTCACGCACCTCTACTTTGGTCGCTCAGTCAGTAAGGAGGTCTTGGGCCGCGTTGGCCTCCACTGCCCTCGTCTGGTGGAGCTGGTGGTGTGCGCCAACGGCCTGCGCCCTCTGGATGAGGAGCTGATCCGCATCGCCAAGCACTGCACCCAGCTGTCGGCCATCGGCCTGGGCGAGTGCGAGGTTTCCTGCAGCGCATTTGTGGAGTTTGTCAAGATGTGTGGCCGGAGGCTTTCCCAGCTGTCCATCATGGAGGAGGTGCTGATTCCAGATCACAAATACTCCCTGGATGAGATCCACTGGGAGGTTTCTAAGCACCTGGGCCGGGTCTGGTTCCCAGACATGATGCCGACTTGGTAA
- the fbxl3a gene encoding F-box/LRR-repeat protein 3 isoform X2 → MKRIKGVEEDSNSSSSKSPPEVCKKVRKQTSDESVAVVASESTESDWARLPQELLLHIFQYLPLLDRAYASQVCRTWNQAFHMPELWRCFEFELNQPASSYLKATHPDLIKQIIKRHSNHLQYVSFKVDSSTESAEAACDILSQLVNCSLKTLGLISTARPSFMEVPKSHFISALTVVFVNSKSLSSLKIDDTPVDDPSLKVLVANNSDTLKLLKMSSCPHVSPAGILCVADQCHGLRELALNYHLLSDELLLALSSEKHVHLEHLRIDVVSENPGQHFHTIKKSSWDAMVRHSPKFNLVMYFFLYEDEFGPFFNEEVPVTHLYFGRSVSKEVLGRVGLHCPRLVELVVCANGLRPLDEELIRIAKHCTQLSAIGLGECEVSCSAFVEFVKMCGRRLSQLSIMEEVLIPDHKYSLDEIHWEVSKHLGRVWFPDMMPTW, encoded by the exons ATGAAGCGGATCAAAGGAGTAGAGGAGGACAGCAACAGCTCCTCCAGTAAGAGCCCACCAGAGGTTTGCAAGAAGGTTCGGAAGCAGACGAGCGATGAGTCAGTGGCAGTGGTGGCCAGTGAGTCAACAGAGAGTGACTGGGCACGACTGCCTCAGGAGCTCCTGCTACACATCTTTCAGTACCTTCCACTGCTGGATCGGGCTTATGCCTCTCAGGTGTGTCGCACGTGGAACCAGGCCTTCCACATGCCTGAGTTGTGGAGATGCTTTGAGTTTGAGCTTAACCAGCCAGCAAGCTCTTACCTAAAAGCCACACATCCAGACCTCATCAAGCAGATCATAAAGAGGCACTCCAACCACCTGCAGTATGTCAGCTTCAAG GTTGACAGTAGTACAGAATCTGCAGAAGCAGCATGTGACATCCTTTCACAGTTGGTGAATTGCTCACTTAAGACCTTGGGGCTCATCTCTACAGCCAGGCCCAGTTTCATGGAGGTTCCCAAG TCTCATTTCATCTCAGCTCTGACTGTGGTGTTTGTCAACTCCAAATCGTTGTCTTCGCTGAAGATTGACGACACGCCGGTGGACGATCCGTCTCTGAAGGTGCTGGTGGCCAACAACAGCGACACCCTCAAACTGCTGAAGATGAGCAGCTGCCCTCACGTCTCCCCAGCAG GGATCCTGTGTGTGGCAGACCAGTGTCACGGCCTGAGAGAGCTAGCACTAAACTACCATCTATTGAGTGATGAACTCCTGCTGGCCCTCTCCTCTGAGAAACACGTCCACCTGGAACACTTACGGATCGACGTGGTGAGTGAGAACCCTGGCCAGCACTTCCACACCATCAAGAAGAGCAGCTGGGACGCCATGGTGCGACACTCGCCCAAATTCAACCTAGTCATGTACTTCTTCCTTTATGAGGACGAGTTTGGCCCTTTCTTTAATGAGGAGGTCCCGGTCACGCACCTCTACTTTGGTCGCTCAGTCAGTAAGGAGGTCTTGGGCCGCGTTGGCCTCCACTGCCCTCGTCTGGTGGAGCTGGTGGTGTGCGCCAACGGCCTGCGCCCTCTGGATGAGGAGCTGATCCGCATCGCCAAGCACTGCACCCAGCTGTCGGCCATCGGCCTGGGCGAGTGCGAGGTTTCCTGCAGCGCATTTGTGGAGTTTGTCAAGATGTGTGGCCGGAGGCTTTCCCAGCTGTCCATCATGGAGGAGGTGCTGATTCCAGATCACAAATACTCCCTGGATGAGATCCACTGGGAGGTTTCTAAGCACCTGGGCCGGGTCTGGTTCCCAGACATGATGCCGACTTGGTAA